A part of Lathamus discolor isolate bLatDis1 chromosome 17, bLatDis1.hap1, whole genome shotgun sequence genomic DNA contains:
- the BTG4 gene encoding protein BTG4, with protein MLKFKMKDEIAATVFFITRLVKKEDKLSKHKMEKFAAKLTAVLFEKYKNHWYLDNPSRGQAFRCIRINKHQTRDPLLEQACVQSDVDFNKLGLPKEMTLWVDPFDVCCRYGEKNQPFTIAHFEGEENPELPQQISCAVERAALDYHSGISSDEESFSREPKAIPTVSNPNSVYQFSDYYKAPIKPWSQYLHRKTYMTDGSNYFQHRGHKFYRSTAAFTGLYVDRYHWVNPKW; from the exons ATgcttaaatttaaaatgaaagatgaaattgCTGCCACAGTCTTCTTCATCACAAGGCTAGTGAAAAAAGAAGATAAGCTGAGCAAGCATAAAATGGAGAAATTTGCAGCTAAGCTGACAGCAGTACTCTTTGAAAAGTATAAGAATCACTGGTACCTGGACAATCCCTCCAGAGGGCAAGCTTTCAG GTGTATAAGAATAAACAAGCATCAGACAAGAGATCCACTGCTGGAGCAAGCTTGTGTGCAGAGTGATGTGGACTTCAATAAGCTTGGTTTGCCAAAAGAGATGACACTTTGGGTTGATCCTTTTGATGTCTGTTGCAG ATATGGAGAGAAGAATCAGCCCTTCACAATTGCACACTTTGAGGGAGAGGAGAACCCAGAACTTCCTCAGCAGATCAGCTGTGCTGTTGAGAGAGCAGCACTAGACTATCATTCTGGCATTTCTTCAGATGAGGAGAGCTTCAGCAGGGAGCCAAAAGCTATCCCTACTGTCAGCAATCCCAACAGTGTTTACCAG TTCAGTGACTACTACAAGGCACCCATAAAGCCCTGGTCCCAGTATCTCCATAGGAAGACCTATATGACTGATGGCTCAAACTATTTCCAGCACAGGGGTCACAAGTTCTACAGATCAACAGCTGCTTTCACAGGACTGTATGTTGATAGATACCACTGGGTCAACCCGAAGTGGTAG
- the LAYN gene encoding layilin isoform X2: MRRWPPLRPSSLLSRPPGRGPLAWGLAVQRSESGAQRSPTEPGTMLAAAALCAAALGWAAGARLLSGQTICRRGTEPPCYKIVYFHDASRRISYEEAQLACRTDGGHLVSIETEAEQRLIERFIDNLLASDGDFWIGLRRKKEEVDNRTDCQNLYFWSDGSSSNFRNWYVDEPSCGSEICVVMYYQPSAPPGVGGPYMFQWNDDRCNMKNNFICKYSLEKTTRAPVENSQKGVATEPLNPLFPEDHHRKDANVTVVEAKEPVQSLAYILIPSIPVLLLLIVVTAIFWFWLVVKRRQEQIDASPKEENAWLSNHSRNSPNLDIYKVIKKQSEADLAGTRPETKNSSFRKQEDKVLDSFPSDYDGVAKNTSSGFVTLTSTESGFVTNDIYEMCGHHVGRSKESAWVENEIYGY; this comes from the exons ATGAGGCGGTGGCCTCCCCTCCGCCCttcatcccttctctccaggcCGCCGGGCCGCGGGCCACTCGCATGGGGTCTCGCGGTGCAGCGCAGCGAGTCGGGCGCCCAGCGCTCGCCGACGGAGCCGGGAACGATGCTGGCGGCAGCGGCCCTGTGCGCTGCCGCGTTGGGCTGGGCTGCGGGAGCGCGGCTGCTCAGCG GACAGACAATTTGTCGTCGTGGAACAGAGCCACCATGCTACAAAATAGTATATTTTCATGATGCTTCACGCAGGATAAGTTATGAAGAAGCACAGCTTGCCTGCAGAACTGACGGTGGACATCTAGTCAGTATTGAAACAGAAGCAGAGCAAAGACTGATTGAAAGATTCATTGACAATCTCTTAGCTTCTGATGGAGACTTTTGGATAGGGCTtaggaggaaaaaggaggaggtAGACAATAGGACAGACTGCCAGAACCTCTACTTCTGGTCAGATGGCAGCTCATCCAACTTCCG GAACTGGTATGTAGATGAGCCATCCTGTGGGAGTGAAATCTGTGTTGTGATGTACTACCAGCCATCTGCCCCACCAGGTGTTGGAGGTCCTTATATGTTTCAATGGAACGATGACAGAtgcaacatgaaaaataacttcatttgcAAATATTCTCTTG agaAGACAACAAGAGCTCCAGTAGAGAATTCCCAGAAAG GTGTTGCAACAGAACCCTTAAACCCACTATTCCCAGAAGACCACCATAGAAAAGATGCTAATGTAACAGTTGTGGAAGCCAAAG AACCTGTTCAGAGTCTTGCCTACATCCTTATTCCCAGCATTCCTGTACTGCTGCTCCTGATAGTTGTTACAGCCATCTTCTGGTTTTGGCTTGTTGTGAAGAG GAGACAGGAgcaaattgatgcaagcccaAAGGAGGAAAATGCATGGCTGTCTAACCACAGCAGGAACAGTCCAAATCTGGATATTTACAAAGTCATCAAGAAGCAATCAGAAGCGGATCTGGCTGGAACCAGGCCTGAAACTAAGAATTCTTCCTTTCGTAAACAGGAAGATAAGGTGCTTGACAGTTTCCCCAGTGATTACGATGGTGTGGCAAAGAATACATCGAGTGGCTTTGTGACATTGACCAGTACTGAAAGTGGCTTTGTGACCAATGATATCTATGAGATGTGTGGACATCATGTGGGGAGGAGCAAGGAATCAGCCTGGGTGGAGAATGAGATTTATGGATATTAA
- the LAYN gene encoding layilin isoform X1, which translates to MRRWPPLRPSSLLSRPPGRGPLAWGLAVQRSESGAQRSPTEPGTMLAAAALCAAALGWAAGARLLSAVDISLRRGQTICRRGTEPPCYKIVYFHDASRRISYEEAQLACRTDGGHLVSIETEAEQRLIERFIDNLLASDGDFWIGLRRKKEEVDNRTDCQNLYFWSDGSSSNFRNWYVDEPSCGSEICVVMYYQPSAPPGVGGPYMFQWNDDRCNMKNNFICKYSLEKTTRAPVENSQKGVATEPLNPLFPEDHHRKDANVTVVEAKEPVQSLAYILIPSIPVLLLLIVVTAIFWFWLVVKRRQEQIDASPKEENAWLSNHSRNSPNLDIYKVIKKQSEADLAGTRPETKNSSFRKQEDKVLDSFPSDYDGVAKNTSSGFVTLTSTESGFVTNDIYEMCGHHVGRSKESAWVENEIYGY; encoded by the exons ATGAGGCGGTGGCCTCCCCTCCGCCCttcatcccttctctccaggcCGCCGGGCCGCGGGCCACTCGCATGGGGTCTCGCGGTGCAGCGCAGCGAGTCGGGCGCCCAGCGCTCGCCGACGGAGCCGGGAACGATGCTGGCGGCAGCGGCCCTGTGCGCTGCCGCGTTGGGCTGGGCTGCGGGAGCGCGGCTGCTCAGCG CAGTGGACATATCCCTCAGAAGAG GACAGACAATTTGTCGTCGTGGAACAGAGCCACCATGCTACAAAATAGTATATTTTCATGATGCTTCACGCAGGATAAGTTATGAAGAAGCACAGCTTGCCTGCAGAACTGACGGTGGACATCTAGTCAGTATTGAAACAGAAGCAGAGCAAAGACTGATTGAAAGATTCATTGACAATCTCTTAGCTTCTGATGGAGACTTTTGGATAGGGCTtaggaggaaaaaggaggaggtAGACAATAGGACAGACTGCCAGAACCTCTACTTCTGGTCAGATGGCAGCTCATCCAACTTCCG GAACTGGTATGTAGATGAGCCATCCTGTGGGAGTGAAATCTGTGTTGTGATGTACTACCAGCCATCTGCCCCACCAGGTGTTGGAGGTCCTTATATGTTTCAATGGAACGATGACAGAtgcaacatgaaaaataacttcatttgcAAATATTCTCTTG agaAGACAACAAGAGCTCCAGTAGAGAATTCCCAGAAAG GTGTTGCAACAGAACCCTTAAACCCACTATTCCCAGAAGACCACCATAGAAAAGATGCTAATGTAACAGTTGTGGAAGCCAAAG AACCTGTTCAGAGTCTTGCCTACATCCTTATTCCCAGCATTCCTGTACTGCTGCTCCTGATAGTTGTTACAGCCATCTTCTGGTTTTGGCTTGTTGTGAAGAG GAGACAGGAgcaaattgatgcaagcccaAAGGAGGAAAATGCATGGCTGTCTAACCACAGCAGGAACAGTCCAAATCTGGATATTTACAAAGTCATCAAGAAGCAATCAGAAGCGGATCTGGCTGGAACCAGGCCTGAAACTAAGAATTCTTCCTTTCGTAAACAGGAAGATAAGGTGCTTGACAGTTTCCCCAGTGATTACGATGGTGTGGCAAAGAATACATCGAGTGGCTTTGTGACATTGACCAGTACTGAAAGTGGCTTTGTGACCAATGATATCTATGAGATGTGTGGACATCATGTGGGGAGGAGCAAGGAATCAGCCTGGGTGGAGAATGAGATTTATGGATATTAA